From the genome of Pelobacter propionicus DSM 2379, one region includes:
- the xerC gene encoding tyrosine recombinase XerC, which yields MQPLMEQIRAFRLHLETERNLSPHTLAAYDRDLRQFAAFVAAEMGDSATAEDVDHLLLRRYLAQLGTQIRKSSQGRKLAAIRSFYRHLLRLGSVSRNPAELIATPKREQRLPFHLDIDQATALMETPTEEENYGLRDRAILETLYSSGLRVSELTGLAIRDINLAGGMLRVMGKGGKERIVPLGSRAVRAIQEYLDSRGGGTATAPLFLNSRGDRINRRSVARIVDAHVHEIAAFKHISPHTLRHTFATHMLEGGADLRAIQELLGHASLSTTQKYTHVSLDRLMEVYDKAHPKARTPEPEE from the coding sequence ATGCAGCCCCTGATGGAACAGATCCGCGCTTTCCGTCTCCACCTGGAAACGGAGCGCAACCTGTCGCCCCACACCCTGGCCGCCTATGATCGCGACCTGCGCCAGTTCGCGGCTTTTGTTGCTGCCGAAATGGGAGACTCTGCCACGGCCGAGGACGTGGACCATCTGCTGCTGCGGCGCTACCTGGCCCAACTGGGCACGCAGATCAGGAAGAGCTCCCAGGGGCGCAAGCTGGCCGCTATCCGCAGCTTCTACCGCCACCTGCTCAGGCTGGGGAGTGTCTCCCGGAATCCGGCCGAACTGATCGCCACCCCCAAGCGTGAGCAGCGACTCCCCTTTCACCTGGACATCGATCAGGCCACCGCCCTGATGGAGACTCCCACGGAAGAAGAAAATTACGGGCTGCGTGACAGGGCCATTCTGGAGACGCTCTACTCCAGCGGGCTGCGCGTATCGGAGCTGACCGGTCTTGCAATCCGCGACATCAATCTTGCGGGCGGAATGCTGCGGGTGATGGGCAAGGGGGGCAAGGAGCGTATCGTGCCGCTGGGGAGCAGGGCGGTCCGGGCCATCCAGGAGTACCTGGACAGCCGGGGAGGGGGTACGGCAACCGCCCCCCTGTTTCTCAACAGCCGGGGTGATCGGATCAACCGCCGCAGCGTCGCCCGCATCGTGGATGCCCATGTGCACGAGATAGCGGCCTTCAAACACATCTCCCCCCACACCCTGCGCCACACCTTCGCCACCCACATGCTGGAGGGGGGCGCGGACCTGCGTGCCATCCAGGAATTGTTGGGCCACGCCTCCCTCTCCACCACCCAGAAGTACACCCACGTCAGTCTCGACCGCCTGATGGAGGTCTACGACAAGGCCCACCCCAAGGCCCGGACTCCGGAGCCGGAGGAGTAG
- the pgeF gene encoding peptidoglycan editing factor PgeF, with product MQIKRADRIHYLATDFNGQPCSVQGFTTRHEGVSRPPYNSLNLGTTTLDQQHNVEGNRSLMMRAFGVAQDALVTVRQVHGNDILVIDAPNEDATHFLSVESDAIVTNQPGLMIGVCVADCVPILLLDAEKRVAAAVHAGWQGTASRLVAKTVAAMASLFACDPATLQAAIGPCISPCCYEVDEPVRQAFTNSGIPWDSVATGSGTDKWRLDLAGANRHLLLSAGLPSPAIQTAEMCVCCQREQFFSYRRDKGETGRQMGFIMLKP from the coding sequence ATGCAGATCAAACGCGCCGACCGCATCCACTACCTGGCCACCGATTTCAATGGCCAGCCCTGCTCCGTACAGGGTTTCACCACCCGCCACGAGGGTGTGTCGCGCCCCCCCTACAACTCACTCAACCTGGGAACCACCACCCTGGACCAGCAGCACAACGTGGAGGGGAACCGCAGCCTGATGATGCGCGCCTTCGGCGTTGCCCAGGATGCGCTGGTCACGGTTCGCCAGGTTCATGGCAACGATATTCTGGTGATCGACGCGCCCAACGAGGATGCCACCCATTTCCTGTCGGTGGAAAGCGACGCCATCGTAACCAATCAGCCGGGGCTGATGATCGGGGTCTGCGTGGCCGACTGCGTCCCGATCCTGCTGCTGGACGCGGAAAAGCGGGTGGCTGCGGCAGTGCATGCCGGCTGGCAGGGCACCGCCTCCCGGCTGGTCGCCAAGACGGTTGCCGCCATGGCTTCGCTGTTCGCCTGCGACCCGGCAACGCTGCAGGCGGCCATCGGCCCCTGCATCTCTCCCTGCTGCTACGAGGTTGACGAGCCGGTCAGGCAGGCCTTCACCAACAGCGGCATTCCCTGGGATTCCGTCGCAACCGGAAGCGGAACTGACAAATGGAGGCTGGACCTGGCAGGTGCCAACCGGCACCTGCTCCTCTCCGCCGGCCTCCCCTCCCCCGCCATCCAGACCGCGGAGATGTGCGTCTGCTGCCAGCGCGAACAGTTCTTCTCCTACCGCCGGGACAAGGGGGAGACCGGCCGACAGATGGGGTTCATCATGCTGAAACCATAG
- a CDS encoding DedA family protein has translation MHALVQWLLDTIGSMGYPGIFLLMAMESSIIPVPSELVMPPAGYLAFQGEMNMAAAILCGTLGSLVGAYANYFASHYLGRPLIIRYGRYVLIPPEKFERVEHFFLRHGEISTFIGRLLPVVRHLISIPAGLSGMNHLRFSLYTLLGAGIWCTILTGIGYVIGENQQLIMRYSHQALLWVVIFSIALISVYIWRQRRRSGIKA, from the coding sequence ATGCACGCACTCGTTCAATGGTTGCTGGATACCATAGGCTCCATGGGCTATCCCGGAATCTTCCTGCTCATGGCCATGGAGAGCTCCATCATCCCGGTGCCCAGCGAACTGGTCATGCCGCCGGCCGGCTACCTTGCCTTCCAGGGGGAGATGAACATGGCCGCAGCCATCCTCTGCGGCACACTGGGAAGCCTGGTCGGAGCCTATGCCAACTACTTCGCCTCCCACTACCTGGGCAGGCCGCTGATCATCAGGTACGGCAGGTACGTGCTGATCCCCCCTGAAAAGTTCGAGCGGGTGGAGCACTTCTTCCTGCGCCACGGCGAGATATCCACCTTCATCGGCAGGCTGCTGCCGGTGGTGCGTCACCTGATCTCCATCCCGGCCGGGCTGTCCGGCATGAACCACCTGCGCTTCTCGCTCTACACCCTGCTGGGGGCCGGCATCTGGTGCACCATCCTGACCGGCATCGGCTATGTCATCGGAGAAAACCAACAGCTGATCATGCGCTACTCCCACCAGGCCCTGCTCTGGGTGGTCATATTCAGCATCGCCCTGATCAGCGTCTATATCTGGCGGCAGCGGCGGCGCTCGGGTATTAAAGCCTAA
- a CDS encoding bifunctional homocysteine S-methyltransferase/methylenetetrahydrofolate reductase, translated as MNILERLKGEVLTGDGALGTMLYARGVGLDSSFEQLNLTRPALVRELADDYVAAGAQVIETNTFGANYTRLAALGLEQRVWEINLAGARIARQAADQGRDVLVAGSVGPLPRIRGDEAESDQERMAELFRVQCQALAEGGVDLLLLETFSSLTQLAAAVQAARCTGLTVAASMAFLEGGRSADGATVEEFCAAMERAGADLVGANCGAGPLELVKVVRRLAAVTHKPITAYANSGFPEYHDGRFIYRATPEYLATMAGELVAAGASLVGGCCGTTPEHIAAISRALSGRCPASRAGAAAVRVGEPEQRPSSSGGSFLDAWGRRKLITVELDPPKGLDCSRIIEGCRRLKRAGVDAINLAENPLARPRMGNIALGSLIQQQVGIPVIIHVTGRDRNLIGMQSDLMGASLLGIRSVLAVTGDPATMGDHAGATSVFDLHSLTLIKLLADLNRGVNAMGNPIGGGAGFTIGAAFNPNARDMAGQASRLRKKVANGAMFAQTQPIYDAGLFFQALELTADCAIPLIPGIMPLVSQRNADYLHNEVPGISIPETVLARMCGLEKEAGVAEGLAIAREFIDASFHSSGGYYLMPPFGKVELALDLIEYIHTKEREPSCGES; from the coding sequence ATGAACATCCTTGAGCGACTGAAAGGGGAGGTACTGACCGGTGACGGCGCCCTGGGCACCATGCTCTACGCCCGGGGGGTCGGCCTGGACAGCAGCTTTGAGCAGCTCAACCTGACGCGCCCCGCCCTGGTGCGGGAGCTGGCCGACGACTACGTGGCCGCCGGCGCCCAGGTGATCGAGACCAACACCTTTGGCGCCAATTATACCAGACTGGCCGCCCTGGGTCTGGAGCAGCGGGTGTGGGAGATCAACCTTGCCGGGGCCCGCATCGCCCGTCAGGCCGCCGATCAGGGAAGGGATGTGCTGGTGGCCGGATCCGTCGGCCCGCTGCCGCGCATCAGGGGGGACGAGGCCGAGTCTGATCAGGAGCGCATGGCGGAGCTGTTCCGGGTCCAGTGCCAGGCCCTGGCCGAGGGGGGCGTGGACCTGCTGCTGCTGGAAACCTTTTCCTCCCTCACCCAACTGGCGGCGGCGGTCCAAGCGGCCCGCTGCACCGGTCTGACCGTGGCGGCTTCCATGGCCTTTCTGGAGGGGGGGCGCAGCGCCGACGGCGCTACGGTTGAGGAGTTCTGCGCCGCCATGGAGCGCGCCGGGGCCGACCTGGTGGGCGCCAACTGCGGCGCAGGTCCCCTGGAGCTGGTCAAGGTGGTGCGGCGGCTGGCGGCGGTCACCCATAAGCCGATCACCGCCTATGCCAACAGCGGTTTCCCCGAATACCACGACGGTCGCTTCATCTACCGCGCCACCCCCGAGTACCTGGCCACCATGGCCGGGGAGCTGGTGGCGGCCGGCGCAAGCCTGGTGGGGGGCTGCTGTGGCACCACGCCGGAGCACATAGCCGCCATCTCCCGCGCCCTGTCGGGGCGGTGCCCTGCCAGTCGGGCCGGTGCGGCCGCAGTCAGGGTCGGTGAGCCGGAGCAGCGCCCCTCCTCTTCCGGCGGATCGTTCCTGGATGCCTGGGGAAGGCGCAAGCTGATCACCGTGGAGCTGGATCCACCCAAGGGGCTGGACTGCAGCCGCATCATCGAGGGGTGCCGGCGTCTCAAGCGGGCAGGAGTGGATGCCATCAACCTGGCGGAAAACCCCCTGGCGCGTCCCCGCATGGGCAACATCGCCCTGGGGAGCCTGATCCAGCAGCAGGTGGGGATCCCGGTGATCATCCACGTCACCGGCCGCGACCGCAACCTGATCGGCATGCAGTCCGACCTGATGGGAGCCAGCCTGCTGGGGATCCGCTCCGTGCTGGCGGTGACCGGCGACCCGGCCACCATGGGGGACCACGCCGGAGCCACCTCGGTCTTTGACCTGCACTCCCTGACCCTGATCAAGCTGCTGGCCGACCTGAACCGGGGTGTCAATGCCATGGGCAATCCCATCGGAGGCGGCGCCGGTTTCACCATCGGCGCCGCCTTCAACCCCAATGCGCGGGACATGGCCGGCCAGGCCAGCCGGTTGCGCAAGAAGGTGGCCAACGGCGCCATGTTTGCCCAGACCCAACCGATCTACGATGCGGGCCTCTTCTTCCAGGCACTTGAATTGACCGCCGACTGCGCCATTCCCCTGATACCGGGAATCATGCCGCTGGTCAGCCAGCGCAACGCCGACTACCTGCACAATGAGGTGCCGGGTATCTCCATCCCTGAAACGGTGCTGGCGCGCATGTGTGGACTGGAGAAGGAGGCCGGCGTGGCCGAGGGGCTGGCCATCGCCAGGGAGTTCATTGATGCCAGCTTCCATTCCAGCGGCGGCTACTACCTGATGCCCCCCTTCGGCAAGGTGGAGCTGGCCCTGGATCTGATCGAGTACATTCACACCAAGGAGAGGGAACCGTCATGCGGAGAATCGTGA